A portion of the Gossypium arboreum isolate Shixiya-1 chromosome 8, ASM2569848v2, whole genome shotgun sequence genome contains these proteins:
- the LOC128296598 gene encoding uncharacterized protein LOC128296598, producing MPQIVGQFSGMPTEDHHLHLRLFMEVSDSFKLAGVPKDALRLKLFPYSLRDRARAWNRPPSALPSDTENLRNLRKEHCKSLTLRSGERVEPNTIEAEKEQADAQESEEDQPSVEIPISQEPESAKPDKVISELANSDQLTTLSDAELP from the exons ATGCCGCAGatagtgggccaattcagtggaatgcctaccgaagatcATCATCTACAtttaagactatttatggaggtgagtgattctttcaagttagctgGAGTACCCaaagatgcattacgattgaagctGTTCCCATATTCGTtgagggacagagctcgagcctg GAACAGACCACCaagtgctttacctagtgatacggagaATCTGAGAAATTTGAGGAAGGAGCATTGCAAATCATTAACATTGAGGAGTGGAGAGAGAGTAGAGCCTAACACCATTGAAGCTGAAAAAGAGCAAGCTGATGCTCAAGAATCAGAGGAAGATCAACCGAGCGTTGAAATTCCAATTTCACAAGAACCAGAATCTGCAAAACCAGATAAGGTAATTTCAGAACTagctaattctgatcaactaacaacCCTGTCAGATGCAGAATTACCATAG